A single window of Engraulis encrasicolus isolate BLACKSEA-1 chromosome 20, IST_EnEncr_1.0, whole genome shotgun sequence DNA harbors:
- the si:ch211-57n23.1 gene encoding uncharacterized protein si:ch211-57n23.1: MFLPRACVMGQSQTWLSTFLLLCCAAWCPAYSQQLGQQQQQQQYDDGLQGESPWVGGDEEWGSGGLQDLLLSGFPADSPFVSEDSLGEQDGGPVNCTQRFWLPAPPSSSCGLGWGDLLVGEQEFEEVRLLVLQNRASLRAVSQQSGLEEAGAEPYGEQARRDVQGVRSDHLELVQTAETMEQVFFSLEEKRREANQPYVFSSMKEQLMSSKASLQSREQLAGSLEEKLSALQRSLESMQHRLATLMARRW, from the exons ATGTTCCTGCCCAGGGCCTGTGTGATGGGCCAAAGTCAGACCTGGCTGTCCACCTTCCTCCTACTGTGCTGTGCCGCCTGGTGCCCAGCGTATAGCCAGCAGctgggacagcagcagcagcagcagcagtatgatGACGGTCTCCAGGGAGAGTCACCGTGGGTCGGCGGTGACGAAGAGTGGGGCTCCGGCGGTCTGCAGGACCTGCTGCTCTCCGGCTTCCCCGCCGACAGCCCCTTTGTCTCGGAGGACTCTCTGGGGGAGCAGGACGGCGGCCCAGTCAACTGCACGCAGCGCTTCTGGCTGCCCGCACCGCCGTCCTCCTCCTGCGGCCTTGGCTGGGGAGACCTCCTCGTGGGGGAGCAGGAGTTCGAGGAGGTGCGTCTGCTGGTACTGCAGAACCGGGCGTCGCTGCGGGCGGTGTCGCAGCAGAGCGGGCTGGAGGAGGCCGGAGCAGAGCCGTACGGGGAGCAGGCGCGGCGTGACGTCCAGGGGGTGCGCTCGGACCACCTGGAGCTCGTGCAGACTGCCGAGACCATGGAGCAGGTCTTCTTCTccctggaggagaagaggagggaggccaACCAGCCATATGTATTCTCCAG CATGAAGGAGCAGCTGATGAGCTCCAAGGCGTCCCTACAGAGCCGCGAGCAGCTGGCCGGCTCCCTGGAGGAGAAGCTCTCCGCCCTGCAGCGCTCACTGGAGAGCATGCAGCACCGCCTGGCCACACTAATGGCACGGAGGTGGTAA
- the chrac1 gene encoding chromatin accessibility complex protein 1, translating into MSGDNVGGKVGIPTNKYVSLPVSRVKLIMKSSPDVSNINQDALFLTTKATELFVQHLAQTSFKNGSGKDKNSLSYSDLANVAEATENLQFLTDILPKKILARDYLKSLEERQEEDDL; encoded by the exons ATGTCTGGAGATAACGTGGGTGGTAAAGTTGGTATACCAACTAACAAATATGTTTCATTACCTGTGTCCCGAGTGAAACTAATAATGAAAAGTTCTCCGGATGTTTCCAATATCAACCAGGACGCCCTCTTTTTAACAACAAAAGCAACG GAGCTATTCGTGCAGCATCTCGCGCAGACGTCCTTCAAAAATGGTTCTGGAAAAGACAAAAACTCCCTGTCATACAGCGACCTCGCCAATGTCGCAGAAGCGACAGAGAATCTCCAGTTTCTCACCG ATATCCTTCCCAAGAAGATCTTGGCCAGGGATTACCTGAAGTCTTTGGAGGAGAGGCAAGAGGAAGATgacttataa